The Thioflexithrix psekupsensis genomic interval TCAAAGTTCCCGTTCCTCATGCCAATCCCTCCGCACCCTTATTATCCGATGAATTAAAAAACGATGCGGCAGGAAATCGACCCATTATTAAATTGAAAAAACGGCGCAAAATTTCTTCTGATGAGGGAGGAGAATCCAGCGGGGAATAATTTGGATTTTGATGATTTGGGGAAGCCTTCTATTACGCTTATTACGCTTCTCCCTAAAAATTCTTAAACGCATTAATTAAACGTGGATGCGTCACCACTTCATAATAAATATTATCTGTGGGTTTAAATACTTCACTATTTTCTCGCCAAATGCACACGCGTGCTTGGCGGATAATTAATTGATGATAATTATTTTTTCTATCCGTATATCGCCCGACAAAAAACACACTGTGACCAAAATCGTATGGTAATTTTAATTTGGCTTTTTTTAGCGCAATTTCAGTGGATAATTTGACAAACGCATTATCATCTAATTCAATGCCATTTAAATTATAACGAAACGTCACCATACCTTTTTCGCCTTTAAACTTATCATCCTCAGCTTGTTGAAACACCATTACTCGCGTCAACACGTTATTTTTACTAGAAAAATAACGGCGCAATTTCCACGAACACGAAGACAAACGATCCGCATCGCCAATGGCTGTGGAGATCATAATGCGTTGATCTCCATCGTATAAAAAATCAGGGGGCGTGTGGTTGTAACAAATGCCAATGCCCAATTCTAAAATCGGCAATTGGTGCTTGACACTAAAACGATTTTGCGCTTCCACCACCGACAACATCGCCCGTCCCAAACCACAAGCCCGCGCCACACTAAGCCAATGTTGGGGTTGGGATTGCTGCTCAAATACGCTCAAAATCACCGCATCGCCTTCAATAAAGACCTTCTCCGCGCCAAATGTTTCAATATGTTGCCGAATCGGATCGAAAAAAGTACGGCTAAAATGCGTCGCAGGATTTAGCCCGCGTTTACGTAGTTCTGCTGTAATCGTTGTTGAGCCGCGCACATCCGCTTTTAAAATCACATGCCCTCGCGCACTCATGTCGCTTTCTAAACTGGGTTCAGTTTGTTGTTGTTCTAAAAATTCGTAAAGCAAGCGATTGGCACGAGATAATTTAATATCATTGTCTTGCGTTAATAAACGCAAACGCGACATTTCTCGATGTATCAAATGACGTTGTTTTAAATCACGGCGATAGTTGGTGAAATGTAGGATAAATTGATAGGTTAATTCGGGAGATAATTGTTTTTGTTGTCGATTAACTTTTTTCCATGCTTCTTGCAATGCGGTTTTGCTTAATGGTTTATCACTGGCGCGGCGTAAAGGGCGGGTTTTTTCTGCCAATTGCAATTTATACCATACTTGATCTAAATTCAATTCTCCACACAAAGTTTGATATAACACATAAGGTTTAATTAATTGCGCATATTGTTCTGATAAGGTAGGTGTTTCATAAGCCGCTAAAATATGGCCAGCAATGCCCGCTTCTTGGATTGCGTGACTGAGAAATTTTAAAGCATTTTGTTGGTGTTGCAATAGAGATTTTAATTCTTTTCTTTCAGGATTTTCTTCTAATTGTTGTTGTGTGGCTTCGGTATGGAATAACAATTGAATATTATCATTCACATCTTTCCATGTGAATTGTAATAAATGTCCTTCCCACATTTCAATAATGTTTTGATTAGCGTAATTATCAGATTTTACAGGGAATTGCTCAAGAATCAATTCTAACCACACATCAATACGTTCATTCAAACAGGCATAACTGTAAGGATGATCCATTTCAGAAGATAATAAACAATAATGCTGCACTAACATATCATGATCCTGCCAATCTTTATTTTGCAGCACAGGATTAGATAATAGATCAATCGGTAAAGACCATGATTGTCCAAATAAATTTTGTCGTAATATTTTTGCCTCACCCATTTCTGCCCAATATAATTGGTTAAATAAATCACTGGTTATTTTTTGTAATAAGCGATTGTAATTATTATTTAACCAAATCGAGCGTTCATAATGTTGTTGGGCTTGATGCCCGCCAGTTTCATTGTCTAATAAATGATGGCGTAAACTTTGTAATAATTGTTCGGCTCGCGCTTGCACATTTTCTAAAATAAATTTAATTAAACTTAATTCTAATAAGCGAATGCGCACAATACCTTCTGTTTGGCGTGCTTGATAAATGCTATTGATTAATAAATGACTGCAAGTCTGCCCAAATTGTTCTAATTGGTGTTGCACTTCGGTAGAAGGTTGATCGCTAAAGCGGCGTTTATTGGTGCTGCGTTCTTTTAATAAATCATCGATTAAATTTAAGGTGCGGCGACAGAATTGCGGGTCTAATGTCACATCAATATGCACATTATCAATACCCGTATTAAGCTGTTCTAAATCCAAAGCCATCCATGTTGGTTTTTGCAGCGCAATAGGGGATAGCTCGGTGTCAGCGGGTGTATCTGTTTTACTAAGATAGCGGAATAGGGGTTTAAACATCGCTTGGGCTGCTGTTTTAGGATAAGTGGTGGGTCTTGTTTACTTTGTTCTGAGCTATAGCAAGATGATGTGATTTATAAAACCTTTATTTTGTCAGAATCAGAATTTACAGAATTAAATAATTTTCAAAATTTATTCTTGCAAGTCATTTATTTTAAACAGATTTTTTATTCTTTAATTCTGAAAATCCTAAAATTCTGTAAATTCTGATTCTGACAGAAAAATTTTATGAATGACTTAATTTTGGTATATTCTAGTGCGCGCCATTGTTTGGGATCAAGAGGCGTTGGCAACGCTCAATAAACCCAATAGTTCACAGGATTAGGTCAATTTTAACACATCAGGCGCGTAAACAGATATTTTGGTGAGTCCGTAGGGGTACAAGCACAAGGATAAAAACAATGGAGACGCAACCGCTACAAAATTCTGAATGGTAGCGGCTCGACACCCGTTTCTGTCTCAGTGGAATCGAATGTGGTATTGGTACTAACTTTCAAACAGTCGGAAGGGTTTTTCTTTATCCATTTTTCAAGCGATTCACCTCACTTTCATTGACACCAAATAATTTGGCGATTTGCTCCACAGAAAAACCTTGTTGAATAGCCAGTTGAAGACGTTCTAATTTCTCTTGCTCTTTACCTTTCTCAACCCCACGCTGTTCTGCTTCTAATGTGGCTTCTTGTACTGCTTCTTGAACAGCGGTATCAATGACGTTTTTTAAGTCACGATAATATTTAAGCGAGTTTTCATAATCTTCAAGTTGTTGCGGATTAAAGCGTGCAATTTCAGCAACCGTAAAGGCTTGTTCAAATATCTCTTCTCTTAGATCAGCGGGAATATCATCAAAGTTCTCTAAGTGCTTGATAAAGTACAACCATTTGTCAAAATGCGTTTGTAGTTCCTCAAGCTTTTTCTTAAAGCGGGGCATTTCAATGAAAATGAAAGTCAATTTATCGTAAAATATTTCACAAACGTCATTACGCAACTGAATATTTTGCAAATAATGCTCTCCATTTTTATGATCATCAAACACGAAATCTAATAATGCAATGCAATATACAGGCTGTAATTGGTAATCCCATTCGCCACGTTCGGCCTGTTCTCTAATGGGAAAGGTGGCGTAGAAAACGCTACGATCTTTGAAAAAGTTCTGTTTGGCTTTTTGCAACTCAACAATGAATTTATGACCGTCTTGGTTTTCACAATACAAATCAAAAATCGCTTTACGGTCTAATTCACCAGAACCCAATTGCTCACCCTTTTTATAAAACAAATCCTGTATTTGATGTTTCGCGGGTAAAAGCTGATTCAGAAAATCAATTAATAAATGTTTATTCGCCTCTTCACCAAATAGTTTCTTAAACCCAAAATCGGTGAATGGATTGATATATTTTGCTTTGCGGTGGTTTTGCATTAGCGATGACTCTCTTATACCAAAATTATGTGAGATATAAAAACAAATTAAGTTTTAATATCTAGCTAGATATTAGGTATAAGATACTGTTTAATTTTATTAAACTTAAACACTTTACCTGACAAAAAGGTCTCAAACATACTAGTGACTTCTTTAAAGCTTGATAGACGATGAAAATTCTTTCTGACCCAATTCTTACCTTGAAGCCAAATATCCTCGACTGGATTTTGCTCTGGGGCATTGGGCGCAAATCTTAATAAACGAACTTTCCATTCTGATTCTGGAAGTCCCCCATTTAATTTCTCTAAATAAGTTCTTAAACCTTCAGAACGATGATAACTTGCACCATCCCAAATAATCACATGACGGGCTTCTTTATATCTGTAAATGAGCCAGTTAATAAAGTCTATCGTATATTTTGTATCAGCTTTCTTTGCCCTATCTAAAATAAATTCTCCCGTATAAATATTCACCGCTCCATACCACGTTTGAGAAGTGCGATAATTACTCATCTTTATTGACGTTCTTTCTCCTTTTTTCGACCAAACATAACCACAAATATCTCCCCACAACTGATGGCTTTCGTCTTGCATCCAGTACATTACCTCTCCACTTTCTATCTGTTCACGCTCCTTATCTATTAAATCCTTAATCTCTTTTTTTTTAGCTTCTACTTTTACCTCATCTTTTGCCGAATTCTCTTTGTGTGTCTTCTTATAACTTAAATTCGCTTCTTCTAATAATTTAGTATAAGAAGTATTTGAAGAATAGAAAACATCATACTCCTCTTTTAAGTATCTCTTTAGTTCCTCTATTGTTATTGTCTTCTTTTCTTGTATCCAATTAATCACATCTTCTCGTTCACGCGGCTTTAAATACCCTGGCGAGCCTTTATACGCTAACTTTAATCCTTCCACCCCTGACGCTAAATAAATGGCTTTCCATTTATCCACAAATTGCACACTGACACAACACGCTAAAGCCGCTTCCGCACGCACAAAACCAAGCAAAGACATTCTTACTGCCATCGCTCGCTTCACTTCTCTCGCTTCACCTGTTGACATTAACTCTTCTAAATCTTCATATCTCTTGTTCATTATTCTCTCCTATTTGAAAAGTATTATTATACGACTCTGAAAAAATTGGTATATTAATGCCAAGAAATAAAACAGGGTTTTTCTTTATCCACTTTTCAAGCGATTCACCTCACTTTCATCGACACCAAATAATTTGGCGATTTGCTCCACAGAAAAACCTTGCTGAATAGCTAATTGAAGACGTTTTAGTTTCTCTTGTTCTTCACCTATTTCAATGCCTTTCTCAACCCCAATTTCAATACCTTTTTCAACCCCACGCTGTTCTGCTTCTAGCGTGGCTTCTTGAACAGCGGTATCAATGACGTTTTTTAAGTCACGATAGTATTTAAGCGAGTTTTCATAATCTTCAAGTTGTTGCGGATTAAAGCGTGCGATTTCAGCAACCGTAAAGGCTTGTTCAAATATCTCTTCTCTTAAATCAGTGGGAATATCATCAAGGTTTTCTAAGTGCTTGATAAAGTACAACCATTTGTCAAAATGCGTTTGTAGTTCCTCAAGCTTTTTCTTAAAGCGGGGCATTTCAATGAAAATGAAAGTCAATTTATCGTAAAATATTTCACAAACGTCATTACGCAACTGAATATTTTGCAAATAATGCTCTCCATTTTTATGATCATCAAACACGAAATCTAATAATGCAATGCAATATACAGGCTGTAATTGGTAATCCCATTCGCCACGTTCGGCCTGTTCTCTAATGGGAAAGGTGGCGTAGAAAACGCTACGATCTTTGAAAAAGTTCTGTTTGGCTTTTTGCAACTCAACAATGAATTTATGACCGTCTTGGCTCTCACAATACAAATCAAAAATCGCTTTACGGTCTAATTCACCAGACCCCAATTGCTCACCCTTTTTATAAAACAAATCCTGTATTTGATGTTTCGCGGGTAAAAGCTGATTCAGAAAATCAATTAATAAATGTTTATTCGCCTCTTCACCAAATAGTTTCTTAAACCCAAAATCGGTGAATGGATTGATATATTTTGCTTTGCGGTGGTTTTGCATTAGCGATGACTCTCTTATTAATGCCAAGAAATAAAACCAATGATATACCAAAAAGATAGGGTTCGTAGAATCCTTATTTTGTCAGAATCAAAATTTGCAGACACAATAATTTTCAAAATTTATTCTTACAAGTCGTTTATTTTAAACAGATTTTTTATTCTTTAATTCTGAAAATCCTAAAATTCTGTAAATTCTGATTCTGATAGAAAAATTTTATGAATGACTTAATTTTGGTATAGATCAAAATAAGGAATGGCGTGAAACTCACCTTTAGGATCAGTCCAAACTGAACCGAAAGATGGTAGTTGGGCTGGGGGTGGATCATTTTTCGGATCGCGCTCACTTCCCTGCCAAATAAACCAAGCCATCGCTATGCTCAAAATCAACACAGCAATCCCTACTACCAAAGCAATCCATCTTTTGCGACGTATATTCATTGTCATAAAATTACTCTTGTTCTGCGTGAAAACAAACCAACCAATTCTCTTGCGTCATTGTAAACCATAAGATAATCCATAACGCCCGATAAATCCATACACCTCCTAAAGTCTTACTTTCCCCTTTTTTATTTACACAAAACCGAATTTTGGCATAATATTCACGACACCCATTTGATGCGCGTTGCCTTTTTGGTTGTTTACCCGCGACCAAAATGGAGTAGCCAATCTTGACCGCTGCCATCGGCGTGCGCCTTATAAGCAAATGCTAATAGTACAACTGACGCAGGTTTATAGAAAAAATCCATTTGGTTATTACTTGTTTTTAAGGCTTGTCCGTTCGACAATAGACACGCTAACTCTACACTGCCACCGTAATTCAACAAGAATAACCCAATTAACCTCTGACTTTAGTCAGATTTAACTTTTTCATACCAACTCGATAAAGGACTTTTTATGCGATTAATCTTACTGGGCGGCCCTGGCGCGGGCAAAGGCACACAAGCGAATTACATCAAAGAACGCTACCAAATTCCCCAAATTTCCACCGGTGACATGTTGCGCGCCGCGGTCAAAGCAGGCACAGAATTAGGACTGGCGGCGAAGAAAATTATGGACGAAGGCGGCTTAGTCTCTGACGACATCATCATTGGCTTGGTCAAAGATCGGATTCAACAAGCCGATTGTGTCAATGGCTTTTTACTCGACGGCTTTCCGCGTACGCTACGCCAAGCCGATGCCATGAAAGAAGCCAACGTTCACATTGATTGTGTGGTAGAAATCGCCGTGGATGATGAAGAAATCGTCAAACGCATGAGCGGCCGCCGCACCCATTTGGCCTCAGGACGCACTTATCACGTGATCTACAATCCCCCCAAACAAGACGGCATCGACGATGTGACGGGTGAATCCCTTGTACAACGCGATGATGATCAAGAAGCCACGGTCAGAAAACGTTTACAGGTTTATCACGATCAAACAGAGCCGCTTATTGGCTATTATTCCCAATGGGCAGAAAAAGGCGGCGAAAATGCACCGCGTTATGTGCGGGTGTATGGTATTGGTGCGGTCGAAGAAATTCGAGACCAAATTTTTCAGGCTTTAGAAAAACAATAATTCTTTCTCAATAGAGCCATTCTATTATTTTTTCTCGTTCCCGCGCTTTAAGCGTGGGAATGCCCCGTTATTTAATTTGACTCCAATCATGAGCAATCCACAGCAATTACAAGCCTTACGCCGCGAATATACCCAAGCACGTTTAAATGTCGCAGAAACCCATGCCGATCCCTTTAAGCAATTCAGTAAATGGTTTGAAGAAGCCATGAATGCCGATTTACTGGATATTAATGCCATGACATTAGCCACAGCGAGTCGTGACGGTTATCCGAGTGCGCGAATTGTGTTGTTAAAAGAATTTGATGAAAAAGGCTTTGTTTTTTTCACGAATTATCACAGCCAAAAAGGACACATGTTGGCCGAAAATCCGCGCGCCAGTTTATTGTTTTATTGGGCGGAATTAGAGCGGCAAGTGCGCATTGAAGGGCGAGTAGAGAAAATTTCGCCAGAAGATTCGGATGCTTATTTTCACAGCCGTCCGTTGGGGAGTCAGTTGGGAGCTTGGGCATCGGATCAAAGTCAGGTGATTGATAGTAAAGAAGTCGTAGAGAAAAAATTGCAAGCTCTCACAGAACACTATCAAGATAAAATCGTTCCCAGACCCGAACATTGGGGCGGATATTGTTTGTCCCCGTCGCGTTTGGAATTTTGGCAAGGGCGGCCAAATCGTTTACATGATCGGGTGCTGTATACCCGTCAAACCGAAAACGAAGAATGGCAGCGGGTTTTGCTTGCGCCGTGAGGCATAAAAAATACCGTTCCCTAAAGGGAACGGGACAAGAATGCTGCGTTTACCACACTTTTTGCAGTGCTTTTAACACATCATGACGAGTAATCTGACCGATCACTCGGGCATCATCCAAAACAGGATAAAAACGATAAGGTT includes:
- a CDS encoding Rpn family recombination-promoting nuclease/putative transposase codes for the protein MQNHRKAKYINPFTDFGFKKLFGEEANKHLLIDFLNQLLPAKHQIQDLFYKKGEQLGSGELDRKAIFDLYCESQDGHKFIVELQKAKQNFFKDRSVFYATFPIREQAERGEWDYQLQPVYCIALLDFVFDDHKNGEHYLQNIQLRNDVCEIFYDKLTFIFIEMPRFKKKLEELQTHFDKWLYFIKHLENLDDIPTDLREEIFEQAFTVAEIARFNPQQLEDYENSLKYYRDLKNVIDTAVQEATLEAEQRGVEKGIEIGVEKGIEIGEEQEKLKRLQLAIQQGFSVEQIAKLFGVDESEVNRLKSG
- a CDS encoding IS630 family transposase — its product is MNKRYEDLEELMSTGEAREVKRAMAVRMSLLGFVRAEAALACCVSVQFVDKWKAIYLASGVEGLKLAYKGSPGYLKPREREDVINWIQEKKTITIEELKRYLKEEYDVFYSSNTSYTKLLEEANLSYKKTHKENSAKDEVKVEAKKKEIKDLIDKEREQIESGEVMYWMQDESHQLWGDICGYVWSKKGERTSIKMSNYRTSQTWYGAVNIYTGEFILDRAKKADTKYTIDFINWLIYRYKEARHVIIWDGASYHRSEGLRTYLEKLNGGLPESEWKVRLLRFAPNAPEQNPVEDIWLQGKNWVRKNFHRLSSFKEVTSMFETFLSGKVFKFNKIKQYLIPNI
- a CDS encoding Rpn family recombination-promoting nuclease/putative transposase → MQNHRKAKYINPFTDFGFKKLFGEEANKHLLIDFLNQLLPAKHQIQDLFYKKGEQLGSGELDRKAIFDLYCENQDGHKFIVELQKAKQNFFKDRSVFYATFPIREQAERGEWDYQLQPVYCIALLDFVFDDHKNGEHYLQNIQLRNDVCEIFYDKLTFIFIEMPRFKKKLEELQTHFDKWLYFIKHLENFDDIPADLREEIFEQAFTVAEIARFNPQQLEDYENSLKYYRDLKNVIDTAVQEAVQEATLEAEQRGVEKGKEQEKLERLQLAIQQGFSVEQIAKLFGVNESEVNRLKNG
- the pdxH gene encoding pyridoxamine 5'-phosphate oxidase codes for the protein MSNPQQLQALRREYTQARLNVAETHADPFKQFSKWFEEAMNADLLDINAMTLATASRDGYPSARIVLLKEFDEKGFVFFTNYHSQKGHMLAENPRASLLFYWAELERQVRIEGRVEKISPEDSDAYFHSRPLGSQLGAWASDQSQVIDSKEVVEKKLQALTEHYQDKIVPRPEHWGGYCLSPSRLEFWQGRPNRLHDRVLYTRQTENEEWQRVLLAP
- the adk gene encoding adenylate kinase; amino-acid sequence: MRLILLGGPGAGKGTQANYIKERYQIPQISTGDMLRAAVKAGTELGLAAKKIMDEGGLVSDDIIIGLVKDRIQQADCVNGFLLDGFPRTLRQADAMKEANVHIDCVVEIAVDDEEIVKRMSGRRTHLASGRTYHVIYNPPKQDGIDDVTGESLVQRDDDQEATVRKRLQVYHDQTEPLIGYYSQWAEKGGENAPRYVRVYGIGAVEEIRDQIFQALEKQ